Genomic window (Deltaproteobacteria bacterium):
TTGTCGTAATGCCCAAGGTTTATAAAGCTTGGCAACAAAATTCATCACAAGCAACTTTTGATGACCTTGCAGCAACCATTGGACAATTATATTTTTTCGCAGATCAGATACCTGAGTTAGCTAATGGCCAACTATGGGTTGGAAGACGCTATTATGATCGCTTACAGCTTGGTATTAATGACCAATTTATAGAAAATGAAGATGGCGATGGCGCTGGTCTTGAAAATATTCAAATTGGTAACGTTCGCTTAAGTCTTGCATTATTACTTAATCCTAATGATTATGGTGCTCAAAATATCAAGCCTTACAAAATCACAAGCCGCATAGTTATTCCTACCTTGCCAAATTCTGATGCCCAAATTTGGTTAGGACTATACTCTCGTTCAGTGACCAATGACGCGTCAAGTGGCCCAAACCCAGAACGAATATACGCGGGAGCGGACCAATATCGTATTGGCATTTATAACCGTTTATATATTGAAACGATTAGAGGCACAAATACAGCCGGAATTAAAACCGAACTCAGCAAAGTTCACCAACTATGGCGAGCTTTTATCCAACAAACTTTTACCTTTAATGTAATGCAAACATCACTAGACCTGTTTAGTGAATATCGCAGTCGTAAAAATCGTGGTAACGAACATGAATCGTGGGGAGATCCACAAAAATGGTTCAGTATTGGCGCACGCACTGATTCGCATATTTATGGCCCCTTTCGTCTGTTAGCAGAATTTGGTCATGATCAAACTATGCAAGACAATAGTGCCACACAACAACTTGATAAATTCACCGTCGCCACCGCGATCAACGCTGGTAACGATGCTTCATCAAGACCAACTATCCGCCTGTTTTACACTTATGCTCACTGGAACGACGCGGCACATAATGCCGGCGGTGTCTATGACTCTGGAGTCATGATTAGCCAAATTTATGGCAATAGCACGTCTGGATCTACCTTTGGTATTCAAGGAGAAGCTTGGTGGTAAATGATTGCCCCCCTTGCCCTTGGCTGGTGCCCCTTGGCTGGTGCCCCCTTGGCCCCTGGCCCCCCTGGCCCCCCTGGCTGGTGCCAAACGTTAAATAAAAAGTATAAAAATATTTTAATCATTCGACATATTATCTTTAAAATAAATACTAAAAATAAACATTGTCTTTTCTTTTTAGTTTAATTTTTTAACT
Coding sequences:
- a CDS encoding carbohydrate porin, whose translation is MRYFIPFVSMFILFASPAKILAAEVDFHGYARAGLGFSTKGGGQVCFGLSSADSKYRLGNECDYVIEPTWIAHLVKIGDNLGWGKGSDWGVVVMPKVYKAWQQNSSQATFDDLAATIGQLYFFADQIPELANGQLWVGRRYYDRLQLGINDQFIENEDGDGAGLENIQIGNVRLSLALLLNPNDYGAQNIKPYKITSRIVIPTLPNSDAQIWLGLYSRSVTNDASSGPNPERIYAGADQYRIGIYNRLYIETIRGTNTAGIKTELSKVHQLWRAFIQQTFTFNVMQTSLDLFSEYRSRKNRGNEHESWGDPQKWFSIGARTDSHIYGPFRLLAEFGHDQTMQDNSATQQLDKFTVATAINAGNDASSRPTIRLFYTYAHWNDAAHNAGGVYDSGVMISQIYGNSTSGSTFGIQGEAWW